The Pogona vitticeps strain Pit_001003342236 chromosome 3, PviZW2.1, whole genome shotgun sequence genome includes a window with the following:
- the GPR35 gene encoding G-protein coupled receptor 35 isoform X1: MTQDPNDNVYCNNTINQSQTIDVTETIVYIPVCFFGIILNAFAIWVFCCRMGKWTETRVYMTNLALSDFLFVCILPLKIIYRAQTVTIPCLIMECAYFINRYMSVFLITITALDRYIAITYPLRAKDIRSPLKSVVVCGVLWTLMISLLCIAKVMDDRTKGICFRKINKEPSPHLFASVIWGFLIPLTILSFCSIEVTRKLKKKKRTHPHEARLIQKAINIICANIIVFIICFLPLHVAILIQFIADSTDASCTKRAKISIFLDHAGILANTNCCLDAICYYFVNKEFQEVSLELTTKYQSPENEDSDAF, encoded by the coding sequence ATGACCCAAGATCCAAACGACAATGTGTACTGCAACAACACCATCAACCAGAGTCAAACCATAGATGTCACTGAAACAATTGTTTATATCCCAGTGTGCTTCTTTGGAATCATCCTAAATGCCTTTGCCATATGGGTATTCTGCTGCAGAATGGGCAAATGGACTGAAACTAGAGTGTATATGACCAATCTTGCCCTTTCAGACTTCTTATTTGTCTGTATTTTGCCTCTCAAAATAATTTATAGGGCACAAACTGTGACTATCCCATGTCTGATCATGGAATGTGCATACTTTATTAATCGCTACATGAGTGTCTTCCTTATCACTATTACAGCACTTGATCGATACATTGCCATAACTTACCCACTCAGAGCAAAGGATATAAGGTCTCCTCTGAAGTCAGTTGTTGTCTGTGGGGTTCTTTGGACCTTAATGATAAGTCTTTTATGTATAGCTAAAGTGATGGATGACCGAACAAAAGGAATTTGTTTTAGAAAGATTAACAAAGAACCATCACCACATCTTTTTGCCAGTGTCATCTGGGGATTTTTAATACCCTTAACCATCTTGAGCTTCTGTTCAATTGAAGTCACAAGAAaactcaagaagaagaaaaggacccACCCGCATGAAGCAAGGCTGATCCAGAAAGCAATCAACATAATTTGTGCAAACATAATAGTGTTCATTATATGCTTTTTACCACTGCATGTTGCAATCCTCATTCAGTTCATAGCTGACTCCACAGATGCTAGCTGCACTAAAAGAGCCAAAATTAGCATCTTTTTGGACCATGCAGGAATTCTTGCCAACACCAACTGCTGCTTGGATGCCATTTGCTATTACTTTGTAAACAAGGAATTTCAAGAGGTGTCCCTGGAACTAACAACTAAGTATCAAAGCCCTGAAAATGAGGACTCAGATGCTTTTTAG